CGCTTCCCGGAATTTCTTATATTCGTCCAACGTCCAGAACTGCATTTCGTCAGCGTTTTTCTTCCCCATACTACCAGCCTTATGGCACGGATTTTCCCGCAAGTTGTAATACCTGCAGGCATAATTAAAAAGCGCCGTGATCTGATTATTTACCGTCTTTAGATAGGTCGCAGAATACTTCTTTCCGGGTTTAAATTCAGTCTCAAGAAGCGTCGCTTGCCATTGCCTTATATTAGCAGCGGTAATGGAACACAGCGGTTTTTCTCCAAAGTATGGAATAATTAACTTATCAAAAAGGAAACGCTTTCCGTCCATTGTAGAACCGCGCAGTCGGGGATCCATATCGTTCAGATAAATATCCACAAAAGAAGAAAGTTTCATACTAACGTCTGCCTTTGTGGATTTTAAAAAGTTGCGCTCCCATTCAAGAGCTTCTTTTCTTTTATTGAACCCGCGCTTGTGCTTCTTTTTTCGTTTGCCTGTCCAGTCGGTATAGTAAAACTGGCTTTCCCATTTAGCAGGACTTTCTGAATATTTATTTGCCGGCATTGTCTTTTTCCTTTTTTTGCTTTTCTTCAATATATTCTGAAAAATCAACGATTTCTTTCACTCCCAAGTCGTCTAAACGTGAAACGGCGAGAGAAACTCTATTTATTGCATGTTGCCGGAATTCATCACATGGAAAACCTAGGGGGGCTAGGTTCTTATTACTGTAATTTTCAATATCACTTTCATACATTTTTACTGGATCAGTTGGTTCTATTAACTCCCATACAGGCACATTAAGGGCCCAGGCTATCTTTTTAAGCTGTTCAATTCGGGGTTCACTATGTCCATTTATCCAATTACTGATAGTACTTTGATGAACTCCCGTTTCCTTTGATAAACGATACATAGTCATTGATTCTTTTTCCATAACATTTTTAAGTTTTTGTGCAAATTCCACAATAAGCGCCTCCAAAATACTCTAAATAATTAGACTGTTTAGGCTTGACTACTCTAAAAATATAGACTAATATATAAGCATAAGGCGAATCAATAGTCTATGCAATTAGATTAACACAAAATACGCCTATTATCAAGAAAAGAGGTGAAATAATGAGAATAAATCGTGTGAAGTTAGTTTCAGAAATGACCCGTAAAGATATGACCGTAAAACGGCTTGCAGAATTAGCAAGAGTTTCAAGGTCAACTGTGACAGGTGTAAAAACCGGAAAGACCTGTTCTCAAACTACAGGAGATCGTATTGCATCTGCTTTAGGGGTACCTGTAGAAAAACTTATTCAAAAGGAGGAATAACAATGCAGGACTATTACATAAAAGCGCCCGAAGCAGCAGCGATTTTAAGATTGAGTGAAGGTAAGACCTATGAAATATTCCGGGACTTAAATAAGGAACTGAAATCGCAGGGCTTTGTTACCGTTGCCGGGCGGGTTCCGAGAGCATACTTCAACAAAAAATTCTTCGGCGGGCTGGAGGAAGTTTCTTGAACCGAGATTACAGCAGGATTCCACTTGAATTAGCGAACCTAGATCAATGGGTATGCTGGGATTGGAAGGACAAGCCCTTAAAAATGCCGGTCAATCCTCAAACAGGTGAACCTGCAAAAGCGGGAATTCCCCAAAGTTGGGGGCTTTTCAGTGAAGCGATCGCTTGCATGGACGAAGGAAAATGCAGCGGAATAGGGTTTGAATTTGCTCAGAATGGAGGCCTTGTGGGAATTGATTTAGATGATTGCTTTGAAAACAACAGCATTTTCCCAGAAGCGACCGAATTAGTAAAACAGTTCGGCAGTTATACTGAGGTTTCTCAAAGCGGAACCGGTCTTCATATCATCTGCAAAGGGAAACTTCCCGGGAAAGCAATTAAAAGCAAGACCGTTGAAATGTACGATTCCGGGCGTTATTTTGCACTGACCGGGAATGTATACGACAATAAAGAATCGCTCTGTGACGCGCAGGAAGCAATCAATTCACTATATGGAGAATTAGCCGCCGCCCGTGCAGAAGCGCAGAGAAAGCCCACAGAACCGCAAAGCAGCGGTCTTTCTCTGGACGATACCAAATTAATTGAAGTCGCCGCAAATGCCCGGAACGGTTCTCTATTCTGTAACTTGTTCCTAGGCAAGTATGAGGGAAAATATGGCAGCCAAAGCGAAGCAGATTTAGCCTTGTGCAATATGCTTGCCTTCTACACCGGCAAGGACGCGACTCAAATGGACAGGCTTTTCCGTCAATCGGCACTTATGAGAGAAAAATGGGACAGGCTGCAATCCGGCAGTACATACGGAGCGATCACCATTCAGAATGCAATCGACCATTGCTTTCAAGTATTCGACCCAAGGACGACCGCAGAGCAGGACTTCGGGAAACCAGAGCCAAAGAAGCATACTCTTCCAACCATATCAGCGGCAGAACTTCAAAATAAAGATTTGCCCCCGATTCGTTATGTTGTTGTGGATATGTTTCCTCAGGGGCTTTCCCTATTAGCCTCCCCACCAAAGTATGGAAAAAGCTGGTTCGTGCTGGATTTGTGTCTTTCAGTGGCGGCCGGAAATGATTTTCTAAATCATAAGACAGTAAAAAGCGGGTGCCTTTATATGGCACTGGAAGACAGCGAGCGCCGATTACAAGACCGCATGAACAAAATTCTTTCCGGAGCGGCTGCACCGGATCATTTCGACTATGCGACTTCTGCTCTTGACATTGGGCAGGGGCTTATAGAACAGCTAGAAGGCTACATAAAGCAAAGACCGGAAACGGGGCTGATTGTAATTGATACCCTTCAAAAAGTCAGAGCGCCGCAAAAAGCGGGGAACAATGCTTACGGTGAGGACTATAGAGAGGTGGGAATTCTGAAATCATTTGCAGATCAACACGGAATTTGCCTTCTTTTGGTTCACCATTTGCGAAAAATGGCAGACGATACCGACGCTTTTAACCGCATTTCCGGAACTAATGGAATTATGGGTGCAGTCGATACAGCACTGGTGATGACCCGAGCAAAACGAACAGACACGCAAACGACACTTTCAATCACCGGCCGAGATATAGACAGCAGCGAAACTGTTATCGAATTTCACAAAGATGATTGCAAGTGGCACGTTTTAGGTGACGCTAGTTGGCTACAGGAACAGCAAGCAAAGCTTGAATACAACAGCAGTCCCATAGTTAAAACAATCAAAGAACTTCTTGAGCAAAGCCCCGGAGGGTGGAATGGCAGTATGCAGGAACTTCTTGACGCTGGAAAGCATTTTGCCGGAACCTATTTAGCGGATTCCACCCGTGCATTAACTTCCAAAGTGAAAGCACTTGAAAAACCACTTTTTGATTATGATGGGATTATTCACGAGAGAGCCAAACACGGAAATGCAGGAGGAAAGCATCATTTCTATTTTGCAACCGTTCATCAAATATCTGATACCGTTGATAATGAAACCACATATGAAGAAGCACTTTCAGCATTCCCTAGTATAAATTAACCGTTCATACCATTCGTGACCATTCATCATGCAACGGTATGAACGATATGAACGGTCGATACATATACCCCCTTGTGGGCTTAAAAAGAGGTGAAACAGAATGACAAATAACAGGCATTGTCCTTTTGCAGAGATGGATTGTTCCTCACTTTGCGGCCTTTATTATCGTGATCGGGAATTATGCAGTCTTGAAGCTATTGCACTAAACCTTGATAATGCGGAAATAGATGCTAATAACGTTAAGGACTCGATCGAAAATTTCAATAATGACATTTGTCGCGCAATTTACGAAACACATTAAAAAGGAGATTATTAAAAATGAAAAATGCTGATTTACTCGCTATCGGATTGACAAAGGAGCAGTGCAAAGCTGTCCAGAATCTGCACCATGAATTAATGGGTGACGCCATGAAAGCCGGAAAGGAAAAAGAGCGTATTGCAGAAAGAAGTTCCTCTTTACGCACGGCCATTGTCAAAATATCCTATCTTCTTGATGCCGAAAATCTTCGGAAAGTTCTATTGACCGCTTCTAATTTGTACGCTCAGCAGTCAGAACCAGAAGCCAAAGAGAAGGAGAAAAGCCATGACGAACAATAAAAAAAGTGCCTCTGCAGCGGCAACTGCACAAGGCACAAAACAAAAAGTTTTCCGGAATGAGAATACCACAATTCCAGAGGAAACGCAAGACCTGTACCGTATCATAAGTGACTTAGATGATTGCGGAATCAAATTTGAGCAGGAAAAAGATACTTTTTCTCTTATCCTTGAAGATTTAGAAGATAGTGTGAACGGTTCAAATTTAGGACGGGCTTTAATGGACGTTTCCTCCTTGACTTTAATATATGACTCGTTCTATGACAGTTTGAAGACTTACCAAGAATTAATCAGTGCTGCATATGACCGCTATCATTTGGAGGTTCCCCGTGAAGATTAAAATCACATATCAAATGAACGAATTGACCGAAGCAGCGGAAATCTATCATGCAGTCAAAGAGATTCTTCCCCACGCAAGATTACATATAAACGAGGCCAAGCCCCCCTATTGTATCGTATATCTGACCTCTAAAAATCCGCCAAACTCGCAAAATGACGGGAAAACCGCTTGACTACCTCCCCTATTTGATATATACTTTATGTATAAGTTAAGGCATAGAGTACCGCTTGTAAAGTTAGCCAAAAGGCATGGGAAACAGCTTAAAAGCTGGTATCCTATGCCTTTTCTTTATATTTAGCCTACTCAAGGCGTAAAACGGAGGTATTTAATTATGGACAACAACGATAACAAAGCCCAGAACGCAGCACAGCAGAGCCAGCAGCCGTCAGGAAACGCGACACCGGCGGGAACAGGTGAACCGGCGGCAACTGAAAAGACTTTTACTCAGGACGAAGTGAATCAGATCATTTCCGAGCGATTGAAACGTGAGAGAGCCAAGACCGAACCACCGGATGATTCCAAAGAGAAGGAACTTTCCGAGCGAGAATCCAGACTCGATTGCAGAGAATATATTGCAGGCAAGGGATACCCGAAAAAATTACTGAATTTATTCGATACTTCAAATACAGAAGCCTTCAAAGGTTCCGTTGAGAATCTTATCAAGGCTTTCCCCTCTATTGTGGACACAAAAACCACGGGAGGTACGGGAAGTCCTTGCCCGCCCGGGGGATTCCACTTTTCACAGCAGAGAAGCTTTGCACAAAGTAAAGACCCTACTGCTGCAGCGTTCGGGTTGAACAAATGAAAGGACGCTTAATTTATGGCTATTGATTTGACAACAAAATTTGCCCCTTATACTGATGAGGTATTCAAGGCAGAAAGCAAAAGAAGTATTCTCACAAATAGTGACTTTGACTGGACAGGCGCACACACTGTCAAGATTTACAAAGTAACCACAACGGGCATGAATGACTATGACCGTGAGGGTGCAAATGCAGCCACCCAGCCGAGCCGCTTCGGGACAGTTGCCGGATTGGACGCGACGACCGAGGAAATGACGTTGAAAAAGGATCGTTCCTTTACCTTCGCCATTGATAAGCTGGACACTGACGAAACCCAGCAGCAGCTACAGGCCGCTTCTGCATTGGCAAGGCAGGAACGCGAGGTTATTATCCCCGAGGTTGATTCTTATGTTTATAGCATTATGTGTACCAATGCAGGGACAGCCCCGGCCGCTATTGCCTTAACTTCTGAAAACATTTATTCCGAGATTTTAAAAGCCTCTCAGGTAATGGATGATGCAGAAGTAACAGACACAGGACGTTTCATTGTGGTTACCCCTGCCATTTATGCGATTATGAAGCAAAGCAAAGAAATTGTAATGAATACCGATATCGGCGAGGATATGCGCGCAAAAGGCGTTGTCAGTAACCTTGACGGCTGTAATGTTATCAAGGTTCCCTCTGTCCGTTTGCCGAAGAATTTCGGATTCTTGATGGTTCACCCTTCCGCTACCGTCGCGCCGGTAAAGCTGGAAGATTACAGAATCCACCAAGACCCGCCGGGAATCTCGGGTGCTTTGGTAGAGGGGCGTATTGTGTATGATGCTTTCGTCATGGACAATAAAAAGAAAGCCTTGTACTATCAGGCAGTAACAACCGCTTAAAGCAACTTAGGGGCGTGTGGGCTTTTATCCCATACACCCCTTTTCTTTTAATTGGAGGTGAAAACATGGCAGAAAGGAAGCGGTTCAAAATGGGAACGCCTAGAGATATTAAGCGAACTCTGAACCGTGTTTCAAACATGGTTCTGAACGGACAGATAGATTCAAAAGATGCAAACGCGATTATTTATGCTTGTAATACAACGCTTTCTACAATCCGCATAGATGAGCAGGAAAAGCGGCTAGACGAATTGGAGAAGGTTATTAAAAATATGGAGGAGTCAAAATGAACGCCTTTATGAAAAGACTTGAATATTTAAATCAGATAGCACAGAGTCAGGGAGGATCGTGGAAACTGGAGTTCCCGGACGGTTCTATCAAGATATATGGTTCCGTTGAGACATACATTGAGCTGCTTCAATGTTCCGTGACTGGTTCTGCCCTTCCAAATGTTGAGAATATCGGCAGGACTAAAAATCAAACAGATGAATTAATTGAAAAGCTATTGATGTAGGAGGTTGCCGCCGTGACTGAATCCACAAATGAAAGCCTGGCCTTGCGTGTGCAATCGGGCGATACAGACGCCATAGCGCCATTATGGGAAGGCGTGAAAAGGTTTGCTTATCAATTAACTTTCCGGTTCTTTGACCGGAGCCGAAAAGCTTGTGCTTCTTCCGGCGTGACATTAGAGGATTTGCAGCAGGAAGCCTTTCTGGCCGTACTGGACGCCGCAGGAGACTACAAAGAGGACAAAGAATATAAATTTACGTCTTATTTGTACTACCACCTAAAGAACCATTTCATGACGGCAATCGGAATGCGTACCAATGCAAAGAAACCGTTAAATTGTTCGGATAGTCTTGACAAGCCTTTGCCCGGTGTTGAGGACTTAACTTTAAGTGATTCTATACAAGACCCTGCAGCTGATCAGAGCTTTGAGATTGTGGAAAATGCCGAATACATAAAGGAACTTCACGGCGCCCTACAGAAATCTCTCGATGTTCTGGAACAGCGGGAACGGGAAGTTATCACAGAAAAGTATTATGATGGCCTAACCCTGGCACAGATCGGCGAGATGCACGGGATCGTCGGCAGCCGGGCAAGGCAGATTCAAGGCCGAGCGCTTTCCCATATGAGAACGAAAGGGCGAAAGTACCTTCTATCTTTTATTCCAGACTATAGCAGAGCATACGCCGGGACGGGCTTTTCGGCGTGGGAATGGAGAGGCAGCATTGAAGAAAGACTCATGGAGCGGGCAAAAATCAGATTATAAAAGGGGAGTCAAATTTCGTCCCCCTTTGCTATCCTTTTGGATTGGCTATGGGCGAGAGCCATAGCGGAATCCGATTTTGGATTTACCCTGCCTCAAATTTGAGGCGCCCTGCCCCTTGAATTTGAGAATCAGCCATATAATAGAACCATTATAGAACCATTAGGCAAAATAAAAAGCCAGCAACCCGCATTATAAGCGGATTGTTGGCTTTTTCTATATCATTCCCACTCGATTGTGGCGGGTGGCTTTGAAGTAATATCGTAAACGACACGGTTCACATTTGGCACTTCATTAATAATTCTACTGGAAACCTTTTCTAGAAGATCATACGGCACCCGCGCCCACTCTGCGGTCATGAAGTCAGAAGTCGTTACCCCGCGCAGCGCAATCGTATTGGAATAAGTTCTGCCATCTCCCATAACACCTACACTACGGATACCGGTAAGAACCGCAAAATACTGATTAATCGACCGGTCAAGCCCCGCATTTGCGATTTCCTCCCTAAAAATTGCGTCTGCTTCCTGCAAAAGTGCTACCTTTTCTTCTGTAACTTCTCCGAGAATTCGAATTCCAAGCCCCGGTCCTGGGAATGGCTGCCGCCAAACGAGAAAATCCGGAATTCCAAGTTCTGTACCAACTTTGCGTACTTCGTCTTTAAACAGATCACGCAGAGGTTCAACAAGTCCTTCGAACCCGATATCTTTTGGAAGGCCACCTACATTATGATGGCTCTTAATGACTGCTGCATTTCCGGTTCCACTTTCTACTACATCGGGATAAATTGTTCCCTGACAGAGGAATTCTACTTTCCCAAGTTTTTTAGCTTCCTCTTCGAAGACACGAATAAAACCTTCTCCGATAATCTTTCGTTTCTTCTCTGGTTCTGTGACCCCTTTAAGACGACTTAAAAACTTTTCTCCAGCATTTACACGAATTAAATTGATGTCAAATTGCTTGCGAAAAACCTGTTCAACCTCATCGCCTTCATTTTTCCGCATCATTCCATGATCCACAAAAATACAGGTCAAATTCTTTCCGATCGCTTTGTGTACCAAAACTGCAGCAACACTGCTATCTACTCCGCCGGAAAGTCCGCAGACAACTTTTTTATCCCCTACTTGCGCGCGAATGGAAGCAACTGCTTCCTCAACAAAAGAACTCATCACCCAATCGCCATTGCACTTACACGCTCCATAAAGGAAATTTTTCAAAATCTGCTGTCCATATTCGGTGTGCTGCACTTCCGGATGCATCTGAACCGCATAAAGATTCTTTTCCAGCTGTTCCATCGCCGCTACCGGGCAATGTACACTTTTGGCTGTAACGGAAAATCCTTTTGGCACCGCAGCAATATAATCAGTATGACTCATCCAGCAAACCGATTTTTCAGGAACATCACGGAAAAGGACAGTATCTTTTTCATGTGCAAATTCGGTATGACCATATTCACGCACTTCACTCTTGCAAACTTTTCCACCAAGCAAATAGGCCATTAACTGAGCTCCGTAGCAGATTCCTAAAATTGGTATTCCCAGTTCAAAAATCTGAGGATCACAAGAGGGCGAATCTTCGCCATAAACACTGTTGGCCCCTCCAGTAAAAATGATTCCACAGTATCCTGCTTCTTGAATCGCTTTAAGTGAGGTCTTATAAGATTTTATCTCACAATACACATTACATTCACGAACACGTCGGGCAATCAGTTGACAATACTGACCGCCAAAATCCAAAACCAGAATTTTTTCTTTTCTTAACATCTATTTTTCCCCCATCGGAAATCCGACGAACTTTCAAGCGGTCGGAATTTATTCAACCGTTACAGATTTTGCAAGATTCCTTGGTTTATCAATGTCACAGCCTTTTAAAGATGCTACATAATAAGCGAACAGCTGCAGAGGAATCACCGCCAACGACGGCAGCATCATATCACAGGCCTGTGGAACACAAAATTCATAATCTACCTGTTCCTTCTTAATCCGCTCTTTATTTGCTTCTATAGTCAGCCCCCATACAACAGCTCCGCGGGCTTTTACCTCTTTTACATTGCTCATCAATTTGTCAAAAAGAATATTCTGTGTTGCCAATGCAATAACAAGTGTCCCATCTTCAATCAGGCTGATTGGACCATGTTTTAGTTCGCCGGCTGCATATGCTTCAGAATGGATATAAGAAATTTCCTTCAGTTTTAAGCTGCCTTCCAGACTCATTGCATAATCAAGATTTCTGCCAATAAAGAAGACATTCTTGGAATTGAATTCACGGCTTGCAAGATACTGTATTTTGCTCTTTTGCTCCAAAATTTGCTGAACTTTTTCAGGGAGCGCCTTGAGCTCGTTGATATAATATTGATAATGGACAGCGTCAATCGTTCCTAAA
This genomic window from Caproicibacterium sp. BJN0003 contains:
- a CDS encoding ICEBs1 excisionase; protein product: MQDYYIKAPEAAAILRLSEGKTYEIFRDLNKELKSQGFVTVAGRVPRAYFNKKFFGGLEEVS
- the guaA gene encoding glutamine-hydrolyzing GMP synthase, which translates into the protein MLRKEKILVLDFGGQYCQLIARRVRECNVYCEIKSYKTSLKAIQEAGYCGIIFTGGANSVYGEDSPSCDPQIFELGIPILGICYGAQLMAYLLGGKVCKSEVREYGHTEFAHEKDTVLFRDVPEKSVCWMSHTDYIAAVPKGFSVTAKSVHCPVAAMEQLEKNLYAVQMHPEVQHTEYGQQILKNFLYGACKCNGDWVMSSFVEEAVASIRAQVGDKKVVCGLSGGVDSSVAAVLVHKAIGKNLTCIFVDHGMMRKNEGDEVEQVFRKQFDINLIRVNAGEKFLSRLKGVTEPEKKRKIIGEGFIRVFEEEAKKLGKVEFLCQGTIYPDVVESGTGNAAVIKSHHNVGGLPKDIGFEGLVEPLRDLFKDEVRKVGTELGIPDFLVWRQPFPGPGLGIRILGEVTEEKVALLQEADAIFREEIANAGLDRSINQYFAVLTGIRSVGVMGDGRTYSNTIALRGVTTSDFMTAEWARVPYDLLEKVSSRIINEVPNVNRVVYDITSKPPATIEWE
- a CDS encoding sigma-70 family RNA polymerase sigma factor, with the protein product MTESTNESLALRVQSGDTDAIAPLWEGVKRFAYQLTFRFFDRSRKACASSGVTLEDLQQEAFLAVLDAAGDYKEDKEYKFTSYLYYHLKNHFMTAIGMRTNAKKPLNCSDSLDKPLPGVEDLTLSDSIQDPAADQSFEIVENAEYIKELHGALQKSLDVLEQREREVITEKYYDGLTLAQIGEMHGIVGSRARQIQGRALSHMRTKGRKYLLSFIPDYSRAYAGTGFSAWEWRGSIEERLMERAKIRL
- a CDS encoding helix-turn-helix transcriptional regulator, which codes for MRINRVKLVSEMTRKDMTVKRLAELARVSRSTVTGVKTGKTCSQTTGDRIASALGVPVEKLIQKEE
- a CDS encoding AAA family ATPase, with protein sequence MNRDYSRIPLELANLDQWVCWDWKDKPLKMPVNPQTGEPAKAGIPQSWGLFSEAIACMDEGKCSGIGFEFAQNGGLVGIDLDDCFENNSIFPEATELVKQFGSYTEVSQSGTGLHIICKGKLPGKAIKSKTVEMYDSGRYFALTGNVYDNKESLCDAQEAINSLYGELAAARAEAQRKPTEPQSSGLSLDDTKLIEVAANARNGSLFCNLFLGKYEGKYGSQSEADLALCNMLAFYTGKDATQMDRLFRQSALMREKWDRLQSGSTYGAITIQNAIDHCFQVFDPRTTAEQDFGKPEPKKHTLPTISAAELQNKDLPPIRYVVVDMFPQGLSLLASPPKYGKSWFVLDLCLSVAAGNDFLNHKTVKSGCLYMALEDSERRLQDRMNKILSGAAAPDHFDYATSALDIGQGLIEQLEGYIKQRPETGLIVIDTLQKVRAPQKAGNNAYGEDYREVGILKSFADQHGICLLLVHHLRKMADDTDAFNRISGTNGIMGAVDTALVMTRAKRTDTQTTLSITGRDIDSSETVIEFHKDDCKWHVLGDASWLQEQQAKLEYNSSPIVKTIKELLEQSPGGWNGSMQELLDAGKHFAGTYLADSTRALTSKVKALEKPLFDYDGIIHERAKHGNAGGKHHFYFATVHQISDTVDNETTYEEALSAFPSIN
- a CDS encoding helix-turn-helix domain-containing protein; this translates as MEFAQKLKNVMEKESMTMYRLSKETGVHQSTISNWINGHSEPRIEQLKKIAWALNVPVWELIEPTDPVKMYESDIENYSNKNLAPLGFPCDEFRQHAINRVSLAVSRLDDLGVKEIVDFSEYIEEKQKKEKDNAGK